TAATAACTTTAAATCTGTACTTTCATTGTGAGATATATAGTACATCATAAATTTTTATATTTGGATTGAGACTCTTTGGAAGATTTTCAATAAATGAATATTTCACAAACTTCCACTTATCAGGATTATAAATTATAATTTCTGCAACTGCATTATCGAAGATTCTAAACAATTTTTTGATTTCTATTTCTTTTAGAGATAAAGTAGGGAAAATGTCGATATATTCTTCAAGCGCATAAAGACTATGTTTAACAGAATCGGTTATGTTCATTGAATATATCACACCAATATTTATATTTTGCCATCCAAAAGAAGAAATAACATTATCA
The genomic region above belongs to Staphylococcus aureus and contains:
- a CDS encoding DUF4865 family protein — its product is MHAMQYHVKLPSDYNMEIIRDRVRLNGYKTDGFKNLIIKAYLISQTTTNCITNTYSPLYLWRSSEGMTEFIFNGFYDNVISSFGWQNINIGVIYSMNITDSVKHSLYALEEYIDIFPTLSLKEIEIKKLFRIFDNAVAEIIIYNPDKWKFVKYSFIENLPKSLNPNIKIYDVLYISQ